Genomic segment of Saccharomyces cerevisiae S288C chromosome XV, complete sequence:
TGACGATTTTGTTGCTAGGTTAACTGGATGTgtcgaagaagaagttgcTGAAGCATCTAATGAAGGTGTCAAGAATCTAGCCCTAGTTAGTCATGGAGGTGCTATCAGAATGATTTTACAATGGTTAAAGTATGAAAATCATCAAGCTCATAAGATCATTGTTTTCAACACCTCTGTCACTATAGTTGATTACGTCAAGGACTCCAAGCAGTTTATTGTGAGACGTGTCGGAAACACCCAACATCTTGGTGATGGCGAATTTGTCGTCAGTGACTTAAGATTACGTTAGACACTATATGGTTATTCACTGTTGGgtttttctcattttgTATTAGAAATGCGGTTTAGGTAGTAATAGAAATTTCGCATGCGtgtattttattttaaaacATATAGTTCGTAAGGGTTTATCTAAATGCAGTAGATGTTCATAAATTATAGGGGTTTTAtgtttttatattattgatATAGTTTTTCACATGAGATGAGAACGACGCGTTTATTttaaaggaaagaaaactgTGTCGTAATATGTAACAAGACTACATTGATACTCCATAGCAGAGAAATGGATATGTTCTGTCGGTGGTAAATTCAGGTGAATTGTATATCAGTGAAACTATGCAACAAACAAAATTTGGCAAGATGTATTTGGACCACGATTCGGTAGTTGAGTACtcagaagatgaaattgtCGAAGCCGATCGTATTACATTGGGCTATAAAAAGAGATTGTCAATGATTGAAAATCAAATGCGACATCTTTTGGAGGATTTTAGTTTGGACGTTCAGCAGATTGAACCCATTCTTGCCGACTTGCAGAAGTACTACGACGCGTTTCTACAACTTTTAcagaaaaggaacaaaTCATTACAATGTAAGAGGTCCACTCACCAGCCGGTCCCATCCCCAATGAATAGCCAGACATCAACAAATGCAAAGGTTAATTTGAGCGGAAAGCTTATGAAGTTTCAGCTAAATAGTGTACAAAAGTTCgacgaagaaaatatactaAGGATTCtgcaaaataaaatagaaTTCGAACATTATTTCCAAATTGATAAAGGTAAGAAGCAAAAGGTGCTATTACTTGCCGTATATCAATGCCTCAATGGGCCAACACGTTTGCATAAAGTGCTTAATATTGAGGgaattatacataataatagtatCAGAACTATACTGGGCAAACAAGTGTCCAGTTCTAAGTGGACAGTGTTTCTGTACGATGTAAAACTAGTTTTATTGGCGCATAGACAAGATGTTCCGAACTTAGAAACTAGCAAGATGATCGTCAGATATGGTGATTTATTTCCCTGTGCATTGTACTTCAAAGATCATACAGCATACTAAGCGCTTTCCAGGGACACCTTCTGTCGCAAAATatcagaatttttcttgattaaACGCAGCATATTGAGTATATGAAATTAACGGGACACTgtgtgaaaaatttgtagTTGTACTTTTTTGTTATCCCCTTTGGTAGACATATGGACGAATTACTACTAAGATTGGCTTCCATAAGGCCCAAATCCAGATATCACCTACGGTATGTCCTTTTCCTACTTGCAATGACAAATAATTTGTTATTTATCTTGGAACCTATATAAGTTACATCTGATTgcttttgtattttttttggagaaTATTATTACCCGCGGGGAAGGAAGTAAGGGGAGAATTTTTGAGGTGTATAAAAGAGAGTGGAGGCTTAATCAATCAAAGAATTCTTTCTCGTTTATTTTCAGGGTTTGTGACTAAGAAACGATATTAAAATGTGGAAGGCCGTGATGAATGCTTGGAATGGAACCGAGAGTCAAAGTAAGAATgtttcaaatattcaatCTTACAGTTTTGAAGACATGAAAAGAATCGTTGGAAAGCATGATCCTAATGTGGTTTTGGTAGATGTTAGAGAACCATCTGAGTACTCGATTGTTCATATTCCTGCTTCCATCAATGTGCCATATAGATCGCACCCTGACGCATTTGCCTTAGATCCTTTAGAATTTGAGAAACAGATTGGCATCCCAAAACCTGACAGTGCCAAGGAGctaatattttattgtgCTTCTGGCAAACGCGGGGGAGAAGCTCAAAAAGTCGCCTCCTCACATGGATATTCAAACACCTCACTATATCCTGGCTCTATGAATGATTGGGTTTCTCATGGGGGTGATAAACTTGACTTATAGCCTTGTATACTCTAGGTATGTACCCTGTGTATTTTCGTAAGCTAGTAACGTATTATGCCATTTATGTCACACCGTTCATAATATTTGCCTATTGCATTGGCTGTGATAGCGGCGGCGCAAAGAAATTAGGaagtataaaaaaaaaaatacaaaactTAATCTGAATGGAATAAGATAGCGATAACTCTCAACAAATGGAAGCGAgacagaagaaaaagaccAACGATGTTCAAGCATAGTACAGGTATTCTCTCGAGGACAGTTTCTGCAAGATCGCCTACATTGGTCCTGAGAACATTTACAACGAAGGCTCCAAAGATCTATACTTTTGACCAGGTCAGGAACCTAGTCGAACACCCCAATGATAAAAAACTATTGGTAGATGTAAGGGAACCCAAGGAAGTAAAGGATTACAAGATGCCAACTACAATAAATATTCCGGTGAATAGTGCCCCTGGCGCTCTTGGATTGCCCGAAAAGGAGTTTCACaaagttttccaatttGCTAAACCACCTCACGATAAAGaattgatttttctttgtgCGAAAGGAGTAAGAGCCAAAACTGCCGAAGAGTTGGCTCGATCTTATGGGTACGAAAACACTGGTATCTATCCTGGTTCTATTACTGAGTGGTTAGCTAAAGGTGGTGCTGACGTTAAGCCCAAAAAATAagccaaaaagaaacaagtaTAATCGATATATCCTGTATATAGACAACCTTTTGtgtatttcaaattttttgttgtcACCTCTCCGATTCATTCGATTTTCTCCTTGTGGTTCGCGGATAACCTCTTACTTCCATTAGTTTATGTGTgcgtttatttttttatctttctcTATATATTACTTTAATGTGCATTCTTTTGCTTAAATACTCTACCTACGATtatgaaattcaaattgTTTAAACTCTTTACCCAatctcttcttccttttcctttccaTGACCTTTTCACGTTGCTTGGCCTTCATGTGATCAAATTTCCACTTTTGCACCACTTTACGTTTCTCAgactttttcaaatggtATCTcgtattattgtttttattcATATCATTTTCGTATTCCTTGAGAATTTCACGCTCGAGatctttgtttttcattGATTGCAATCTCGATTTCATACTTTTCAGTCTTTGTTCCATTTCTTCACGTTCTCCCTGGTCTATTTTTGAtagaaattttctttcttgtaACAGCTTCTGCAGttcatcaatttctttttctctatATTCGTCCAAGAACTGGTAACGTTTTCTTATGATAGAACTATCAAGGGCTTTACCGGTGGACTTATCAAATCTGATGTCCTGATAGAGGTTAGACCTTTTATTCCTCGGTATTTCCAGCCCAGGGATATTTCGGACTCGTGGTACCCTTTTCTTGGATGATTGTTCTACTGGAGCGTGTttgctcttcttttttggtACTTTCTGACCATGATGAGTTTCATCCTCActatcttcttcaaagaatcCAGCATCCTCGTCTGATTGGTCCTCACTgtcctcatcttcatcaaaacTTTCTTCTCTGTATGTAGTTGTGATCGGTTTTTTGTGAACGGGTTTCGTATCtttgaaatcttcttcatctattaCCGTTTCAgccttcttcaaagaacCAAAAGACAAGGTTTTCAACTCATCGTCACTTGATTCTTGTTCGTCAATTTCTCGCTTACTTTTGTTCGCCATTATGCTCTCCAATAAGTTTccgtcatcttcttctacgTCGGAGTTCAAGTCTGGCTTCAGATTTTTAAAGTAATACGACATTTTTAACCTTCTAGTGCTTATTGACCCTCTATACAATTTTTGGATGGCAATTTAATTATACTATTTAGTACTTATTCTTATGCCCCAGTTTTCCGGTAGAAAGGCAAGCTCATCggttgaaaattttcaaagcGGGTAATAAACGTGTCTTTCGGTATTTAACCGCTCAGATAAAAGTTATTATTGCAAATAAAAGTAAACGTCCATGCCATCAGTTAGTGGACTATATAGATACATATGTTGTGTTTAATTAGATAATCATTGAATGAGGAAACGTACCACTACAATTCGTCGTGCTTGTTTCCTGAGGAGGAATGGTTCTTTTTAATTGGCTTCTTGCCAGTTTTTAAGTAAGCAATATATTCAGAACGTCTACTAAAAGGACCCTCATTGGGGGTAATACTAAAAGTGTCCCGCAGAAATTTGGAAATGtcatttttgttgattGAGTTCCCTTCATACTCCCAAAATTTATCTTTGTCTGCATCAAAAACGACAAGCTTACTTTTATCGCTCTGTCGCTGTTCAGGAATGACCTTctgcaaatatttgaaaatctCAGGAGTTTTTTCATATGTTGGGTTCATATCGGTTAGTTGCTTgagttttttgtttgaaattgaataaaaatcgAACTTTCCTAACCAATCAAGGGCAATGCTTTTATAAACCGGTGAAATTTTGTCTTGTTTGGAAAACAACACCACGGAAAGTTTGGGTGACTTTCTAAGTAAAGAGCCAAGTGTATCTATACGGACAAACTTTTTGACATATGACCTTATTcttgaaagagaaaaatcAACAATAGGCGCGAGAGTTCTTGCACCTGAGTACACTTCATTGGCATGAGCGctgaaactttttttggcGTTATCTATTGGCTTAGATAGGTCAATTTTTGGGGGCCTAAATACCATTAACGTGGGAAATCCGTTTACGTCGTATTTAGCACACAAAGCCTTATTCTTGTTAAGGTCACAGTTTACAGCAGCAACTTGGACTACACCATCCAATCTTTTTGCTGCCTTGCGGAACGTACTAGAGAGCTTCTTACAATGGCCGCACCACGGAGCATAAAATTCCACTAATGATGTGTAATTTGTGTTATGGATCGCTTTATCGAAGCTTTTTGGCGTTAACTCTGATATATGAGGATCGGAATCGTAAAAGTTTTGCGCCTTTACTTCATTCATAATAAAAAGTCCCAAAAGGAgcttaataatattaagaAATAACATTATATGTCAAATTTTGTCTCTCCTAATTGTGTTAAGTGGATGCTTACTGTTGAAAATGACTGCGAAAAGATATTTCTCTTCATGTTATTTAACTTTTACGTGtcaattttaatttttaccaaatttttatacGCCTCGCAAGGCTCGAACAACGGCCCTTTTTTCAAGGGATAAGCACATGACACTGGGCGACAAAGGAGGAATATAAAGAGAAATTTGCGTCAATTTGTATCCAGATAAGATCCTTTGAAAAGATGGTTTTTGGCTTGTGCGATAGTAATGGCTTTAAGGCTATTTCGAAAATCCAGTTTTTTTGCAAAGATATCAATGGAAGGCCCTAAAGGTTCATCGCCATTTGCGTTTTACGCATTTTATCAACTTTATTCGCACTTGAATCCGGGGAAATCGAGCAGCCTTTCTTTAGAAGATATTAGAAGAAGGCTATACCCCGACTTTAAAATAGATTACAATGAGAAAACTTCGTTGTTCATAacttggaagaaaaagtcCAATAAACATCACACAATAGACACTAACGAAGAGAATTATATACTTAGAGGATGTATCGGTACATTTGCTAAGATGCCGATTGCACATGGTATTGAGAAATATTCCTTGATTGCTGCTTTAGAGGATAGGAGATTTTCTCCGATCCAGAAAAGGGAATTGGTGGACCTGAAATGCAGTTGCAACATCTTAGGCAACTTCAAAACTATTTTTCGAGGTGGTGGTAATCCAAATGGGGACATTTTCGATTGGGAACTCGGAAAGCACGGTATTGAACTGTATTTTAAGCATCCCAAAACAGGCACCACATGTAGCGCAACCTTTTTACCTGATGTTATGCCTGAGCAACATTGGAATAAAGAAGATACCTTTGCCAATTTAATCGAGAAGGCGGGTTACTGGGGCAATATTAGTGAAGTAATggataattttgaaacttATTTCATTGAAGTAATAAGGTACGAGGGCAAAAAAAGTTCCATAACTTATGAGGAATTTAACAAACAGTTAAAAGATATAGAGGCTTAGAAAATAACCCTCGTTAGTTAGTCTTAgaaacattaaaaaaaatatgcttTTATACATTGATCAAGCTTAAAAATTGGACGCAACCGGAATCGAACCGATGACCTCTTCCTTGCAAGGGAAGCGCGCTACCAACTGCGCCATGTGCCCTGATGACTGTTGAAACTgttgtatctcaaaatgagaTATGTCAGTATGACAATACGTCATCCTGAACGTtcataaaacacatatgaaacaacctTATAACAAAGCGAACAACATGAGACAAAACCCGTCCTTCCTTAGCTGAACTACCCAAAAGTATAAATGCCTGAACAATTAGTTTAGATCCGAGATTCCGCGCTTCCACCACTTAGtatgattcatattttatataatatataagataaGTAACATTCCGTGAATTAATCTGATAAACTGTTTTGACAACTGGTTACTTCCCTAAGACTGTTATATTAGGATTGTCAAGACACTCCGGTATTACTCGAGCCCGTAATACAACAGAAACTCATTTCTAATGAGTGGTAAATACATTTGTGGGAAATATCTTTAAGGCCATCTCGGACCTGTATATAATCTCCGAGTATTTCCATTAAAGATGAATCAAATACATGAAATATCTATTAAAGACATATACTCAAGGAAAAGAAGTAGTAGATATATcttctttatatatattgcCCTGTGTTGCTAGCAGGGTGTTGGAACAAATAATTTGTTCCGTATTGGAAAATTTATAATTAGGTCCAAGAACAAGTTCACTATGATGACGACATATTACTTTGTTCAAAGAGATGGtttaaaataaatatgtataGCAGAATTATAAGAGGCGAAATCGATCAATTAGTTGAACAATTAACTTAAAAtctaatatatataaatatatatatatatatatataggaAATATACGGCACGTTATACTAGAGATATTAAACATCCCAACTCGGTTAATGGgtacaataaaaaaaagagggaTTAATGTTTGTCTACGTATAAACGAATAAGTACTTATATTGCTTTAGGAAGGTACTATACACTCGCTTCTGTCATGCTCGAGTCCGCTTCATCTGTGAAAGATTCAGCCACGCTTGAAGTAACAACAGGAGGCAAGACGAGGGGTCTGGTGCCATACTGTTCATCAAATTCAGTAAAGTCGAGTTGTGAGTTATCGCCCATTATCTCACAGTATTTCTTCGTAACCACTTTTTCCAGTTCTAAAGAGTCTTCGTATACTACTGAACCCTCAGTATTGTATATCCTAGCATTGGAAAATATCAGATGAAAGTCTTGAAGGGTCTCTTTAAGGGAGTTGTAAGCTAGCGTTTCAATATGCGTGTTAATATTATCAAAGGCGACAGGGTACTTAATAATCATATAGTAGTCGGGATATAGTGCTTTGGAAGGTTTGGAGAGGAAAATGTCAGAAAGTTTCCTTCCAGCTTCATTTTCATAATTGAGAGCAAAGTGGTATAAGTCTAGAGCTTGTTTAGCAACTTTCTCTCTAATATCAATAGGACTCGTTGCCGCAGCGGGCGTGCGGACATAATCAAGCCCATTTCTTGCTTTTGGCGGCCTTCCTCGTCCACGTCCTCGCCCTCGACCACGACCACGACCGCGACCACGGCCCCTTGTTGAAGTTCTTGCTGATTTAACAGATGTTTTTCCCGCTGTACGTGGTTTTGGAATGTCCATAAAATCCTCACTGGGAGAGTTATCGCCAGTAACTGGACTTGATTCAAGCGCTGGTGGTTCAGAATTTTCAGATCCTTCAAGTTTCACTTTCTTAGGTCTTCCACGGGGCCTTCCTgcctttctctttttagACAAGAAATCATCGTCATTCATTGCCAAATCCGTATCTGCCCGATCTTCGGCCgatatattattaattCTAGGACCGTCATTATCAGCGTCAATGTTTTCGCCTTTAATTTCTCCATTCCCATCAATCGCCTCGCTCTTATCTTCCTTCTTTGTTCGTTGTTTTCTTGCCTGcttgtcatttttttcatcatcgcTAACTTCAAATTGTCTTAACCACTGTTCTTCAGACATATTATCGTTGTAAGTTGCCGTCTTACGTTCTCTTGCACCCCTTCCATTGTAAACAGCAGCAGATTCTGATTCTTCACGTTTGAGCTCGGCACCAATATCTCTACTGTAAATATCAGGTAATTCACTCTTTTCTAAGAGACGGCTCTTTACTCCCAATTCTTCCTCCTTCTTTGATCTATCTTCATCCATCCTTGTAAGAACAGCCATTTCTTCGTCATTTCGAGCAAGAATTTCGTTGATTTCTGAGTCTTTTAactcctcttcttcttcaacaccagactctcttttctttctacgTTCCTCTTCTGCATCCAGCAAAGATCTAAGCAACGCTTCTTGTTCCTCCGATGTAGATTTGTTATCGAATTTACCTGCTTGAATGACTTTACCATCGATATCTAGCTTCTTGTAGGCTCTCTCTAGGATAACTTCTTCAACTGAATTCGTAGTAATCAATCTTAGAATTCTAACTTCATTCTTCTGACCTATTCTATGCGCTCTATCCTGAGCTTGCAAATCTTGATGAGGATTCCAGTCAGTATCAAAAATAATGACAGTGTCTGCAGTTTGTAAATTTAAACCCAAACCACCCGCTCTAGTTGATAAGATAAAGCACAAGTATTCAGAATCAGGGGCGTTAAATAGACGTAACAACTCACTACGTTCATCAGATTTTGTATGACCATCTAACCTCAGGTACTTGATATTAATGTACCTTAAAAAATCTTCCATAATATCCATAATTTGGgtcatttgaaaaaaaattaatacTCTATGCCCAGTTGCCTTAAGCTTAGGCAAAATTCTATCTAATAGTTCAAATTTACCAGCAACACGCCAAATATCATCATTCGTTTCTCTTGTTGGATTGATTTGGTCctcaacttcttcaaatacAAAAGGATGATTACagattttctttagttGCATGATTTGATTATTGAAACCTCTTAAACCTaccattttcttattattttgaTCACCGATAAAAAGACGACGATATTTCAACATTTGTTGGTACATAATTTGTTGTAAAGCGCTCATTTTGCACTTCACTACCTTCTCAACTTTATCCGgtaattctttttctacatcctttttcaaacgaCGCAATAAAAAGGGTCTCAAGACTTTATGCAATCTCCTGATAACCAAAAGCGTCTCTTCTTCACTCAACTCAATTTTATCTTGCCCACCGGTGTTGGCAAAGGGTGTATTGAACCATTCATCAAAAGATTTCACGGAATTGAAAATCTTGGGTAACACAAAATTCAATAAGGCCCATAATTCTGGCAAGTTGTTTTGAAGTGGTGTACCTGTCAAAATTAATCTATAATCTGCATGGTAATGTGTGTTCAAGGTTAAAGAAAGCTTGGATTGCGCATTTTTCATTCTATGGCCTTCATCAATAATCATATGGACCCACTTGACCTTGGATAAAAGTGCTCTTTCTTTAATAATATACTCAAAGGTAGTCAGAACTACATCAAATTCACCTGCCCTTATTTTAGCCTGTTTGGCTTTCCTCTCATTTGGCGAACCTTTAAATGATATAGTTCTTAAGGTAGGAGCCCATTTCGCGAATTCACTGCTCCAATTTGACAGTGTAGATAAAGGAACAATGACTAAATATGGCCCACgaatattcttcatttcaTATAAATATGTAAGTAAGGATATCGTCTGGATAGTCTTACCAAGACCCATTTCGTCTGCTAAAATACCATTTAAATGATTATTGAAAAGCGAAACCATCCACTGTAAACCCTTGATTTGATAGTCCTTTAAGGTACCACCAACCAATATTGAAGGCTGCTTCTTGATATCTTCTTTAATTCTATGTGCGACATTGTAATAATCGACGTTAGAATTgtcgtcgtcgtcatcatattcttcatccttCATCTTGGGGACCATGGACAAATCATCCACTTCCTCCGATGCTTCCTTTATGTGGGAATCAATCATTTCTTTAGTGTACTTTTGTTGATCTTTCACGGCTCTTGTTAAAGAATCTAAAAATGCGTTTGTTTGCCTTAGAAGATGTGTAATTCTTGTATCTTTGGTTTGGTCtaataattttatataGGCTTCCTCATCGTTCGCCTTTAAAGCCTGTAAACGTtcttttgcctttttttcagctcTCTTTTGCTCATCCCTTTCTAAATTAGTATGCGTAGCAATGAGTCTATGGCCAAACTTCAAccttttattctttttatcttGTCTTCTATTATATTGATTGATGGCGGATTTATTCATCGACTTTAATCTGGCCACTGCCTCAgtcttcttcctttctaACTTAAGTAATTCATGATTCTTATAAAGTTGGTTTGTTAGCAATGCATCTTGAACGTTGATGTTTCTTATTttcgaaagaaaatttggatGTGTATTGGTTAATAAAGAATTTTGATGCCATTCAAATTGTAATACATGACCTCTTACGGCTTTTTGTAACGGTAATAATTGTAAGGCGTAGTAATCGTAAAGAGCATTTTCCCTGGTTGATTCCGTACATTCGTCATTTAGTAGCTTATCCAAACAGTCATTTACCGTAGTATCTAGGTTCAATGCAATTAAAGTTTGGTAAATGTCAGTAGCGGTATGTGTGTCAATACCAACCGGTAGAACGCCAGGTTCAATAGTAAACTTTGCATGATCCGAATTGGCCAATAAAGTCTGATAATCGATATTACTATGTGAGATATTGGGCATCGTAAAAGAATCAACCATCATATCAGGATCATCTATATCTACCACTTTTATTCCTTCCTTATATTGATCTTGAAGGACGTTTAAAGGAACGGGTTTCTGCGGTTTTGGCGGGTTATTTTGCTCGGTGTGGGTCTTATTACTATTAGGAGCTGTTTTAGCTACGTTTGAAATGGTTTcgttttcctcttttttcgATTCTGTTTGCGTGATTGGAGTGCCACTTACAGTTTGCGAATTTTTATCGAGGGTGCCATTCTTCGCATTATGTACACTAGATGGACCAGCTGGTGAAACAGATGCAAAATTTTCGTCTTTGCTATCTAAAGGTGCATTTCTGGTAAGCCCAGAAACGTTGTCAGTGTTAGTGTTATTGTAGTGGGAATTGGTGCCGGGTTGCTGCGTATTGTTGCCGCCATTGAGATTTGATTGGTTATTTTGATCTGTGGGTTGTCTTCTTCTCGCAAACTCACTCAAAGACAGTAAcattcttttgaaatctgGAGGATGGTTAATAGATTTTTGGATAACAGCCTGAAATTCAAACGGAATAGGCTTTCTATTTACTAGACATTTTAGAGATGTGATTTGGGCCTTTAACAGTTCGGATTGCTCGGCAGTAAACATTGTCATGGGTAATCTTCTCCCCTGTTGCAGTCTCGCTTGTGCTTGTTGTGCCTGTTGTGCCTGTTGCGCTTGTTGCGCCTGTTGTGCTTGGAATTGTGCCTGCTGCATCTGCGCCTGCTGGGGCATAGGAGAATTTATCTGCGAACCTGGCATCACATTTGAATCCTGTATGTTGTGTTCTTGTAATGATCGATTTTGCGGTTGAAGCTCGGAATTATTAAGGTTTAAGTTATTATGGTTTGAGTTATCTGGTTTCTCCGCAGCATTTTCTCCATTGTTTGCTGGTGttggtgaaaaattagTTGCATTTAATGAACCAACCGAAGATTGCCGTTGTGGTAGCATGTTATTACCACCATTGCTATTTAATGGCATCTGTGTTTGCATGATTGGTGATTGATGAGCAGAAGTGCTAAAGGTCTCATTTCCATTCAATT
This window contains:
- the SNF2 gene encoding SWI/SNF catalytic subunit SNF2 (Catalytic subunit of the SWI/SNF chromatin remodeling complex; involved in transcriptional regulation; contains DNA-stimulated ATPase activity; functions interdependently in transcriptional activation with Snf5p and Snf6p) — translated: MNIPQRQFSNEEVNRCYLRWQHLRNEHGMNAPSVPEFIYLTKVLQFAAKQRQELQMQRQQQGISGSQQNIVPNSSDQAELPNNASSHISASASPHLAPNMQLNGNETFSTSAHQSPIMQTQMPLNSNGGNNMLPQRQSSVGSLNATNFSPTPANNGENAAEKPDNSNHNNLNLNNSELQPQNRSLQEHNIQDSNVMPGSQINSPMPQQAQMQQAQFQAQQAQQAQQAQQAQQAQARLQQGRRLPMTMFTAEQSELLKAQITSLKCLVNRKPIPFEFQAVIQKSINHPPDFKRMLLSLSEFARRRQPTDQNNQSNLNGGNNTQQPGTNSHYNNTNTDNVSGLTRNAPLDSKDENFASVSPAGPSSVHNAKNGTLDKNSQTVSGTPITQTESKKEENETISNVAKTAPNSNKTHTEQNNPPKPQKPVPLNVLQDQYKEGIKVVDIDDPDMMVDSFTMPNISHSNIDYQTLLANSDHAKFTIEPGVLPVGIDTHTATDIYQTLIALNLDTTVNDCLDKLLNDECTESTRENALYDYYALQLLPLQKAVRGHVLQFEWHQNSLLTNTHPNFLSKIRNINVQDALLTNQLYKNHELLKLERKKTEAVARLKSMNKSAINQYNRRQDKKNKRLKFGHRLIATHTNLERDEQKRAEKKAKERLQALKANDEEAYIKLLDQTKDTRITHLLRQTNAFLDSLTRAVKDQQKYTKEMIDSHIKEASEEVDDLSMVPKMKDEEYDDDDDNSNVDYYNVAHRIKEDIKKQPSILVGGTLKDYQIKGLQWMVSLFNNHLNGILADEMGLGKTIQTISLLTYLYEMKNIRGPYLVIVPLSTLSNWSSEFAKWAPTLRTISFKGSPNERKAKQAKIRAGEFDVVLTTFEYIIKERALLSKVKWVHMIIDEGHRMKNAQSKLSLTLNTHYHADYRLILTGTPLQNNLPELWALLNFVLPKIFNSVKSFDEWFNTPFANTGGQDKIELSEEETLLVIRRLHKVLRPFLLRRLKKDVEKELPDKVEKVVKCKMSALQQIMYQQMLKYRRLFIGDQNNKKMVGLRGFNNQIMQLKKICNHPFVFEEVEDQINPTRETNDDIWRVAGKFELLDRILPKLKATGHRVLIFFQMTQIMDIMEDFLRYINIKYLRLDGHTKSDERSELLRLFNAPDSEYLCFILSTRAGGLGLNLQTADTVIIFDTDWNPHQDLQAQDRAHRIGQKNEVRILRLITTNSVEEVILERAYKKLDIDGKVIQAGKFDNKSTSEEQEALLRSLLDAEEERRKKRESGVEEEEELKDSEINEILARNDEEMAVLTRMDEDRSKKEEELGVKSRLLEKSELPDIYSRDIGAELKREESESAAVYNGRGARERKTATYNDNMSEEQWLRQFEVSDDEKNDKQARKQRTKKEDKSEAIDGNGEIKGENIDADNDGPRINNISAEDRADTDLAMNDDDFLSKKRKAGRPRGRPKKVKLEGSENSEPPALESSPVTGDNSPSEDFMDIPKPRTAGKTSVKSARTSTRGRGRGRGRGRGRGRGRGRPPKARNGLDYVRTPAAATSPIDIREKVAKQALDLYHFALNYENEAGRKLSDIFLSKPSKALYPDYYMIIKYPVAFDNINTHIETLAYNSLKETLQDFHLIFSNARIYNTEGSVVYEDSLELEKVVTKKYCEIMGDNSQLDFTEFDEQYGTRPLVLPPVVTSSVAESFTDEADSSMTEASV